The stretch of DNA atttttctttaaaacaaaatattaagtaaccgagacattaagagattccccattcttaacgcccagttaacttaaacgatttttctttaaaacaaaatattaagtaaccgagacattaagagattccccattcttaacgcccagttaacttaaacgatttttcacaaacaaacgcacattaagtaaacgagacattaagagattccccattcttaacgcccagttaacttaaacgatttttcacaaacaaacgcacattaagtaaacgagacattaagagattccccattcttaacgcccagttaacttaaacgatttttcacaaacaaacgcacattaagtaaacgagacattaagagattccccattcttaatactcatttaacttaatggttttcaaatttcacacaacacaaactcaacaaattctcacatcaaaacatatcaattcatttattcacaaatccaaccatacacatatcaaatttcatcaatatcaattaagagcatgtcaaaaacaacgaacacaaatcaaagcaacataacacacagatacatcaaatttcatttactcataatcacacacaatgacattcaaattcatttaccacgaaacattcatcaatataaacaaaacctaactctaaggttgttacccataacgcactagtttggtttttccccaaatcgatacatttaaccctaacaaattccttcccacacaaccacagataagtccctaaatgcaaactagaagtttggaaggagcccttacctcaacgttagctttaacgcgcgtttccggtaccgcgagtaattccggtaaaatctccgctcgcaacgccgcttccaaattagtgcactagcaccgtagcacggaggtgagcaactttcccttctatctcttcgagaaatgaggtttggatctagaagaaacggagagTTTGTGTTCGGATCtgaaaaaccgtttttcttcgttttcgaatcaaagaggaatagtggagttgcgaaaaccttgatctaactctcacccaaccttgggtcactagctttgaagaaaaggaagtaacgaaaacgaaaaatggaggaggatGGAATTTTTGGTTTATGCTCGCGTGAGaagttcagaggaaggagatggaaatttgaaaatttccttcctttgtttttcctttcttcctttttccttccttcctttatatactattttcttttccttttccttccttctagttttcctttcttttcccctctaaacaaacatatataaatataataaatataacttaacaaatatctcaaaatctagatattcattaaattaccgtttcacccgaaacgccttaaattctccgtaagggattttccgcagttaaattcaatttatttatcgacgacaaattctaattggcatcgaaatatctttttgattataaaactccaaaatattattaactttggcttaaaagcctccgagccaaaatccaaaatacaccaaaaatacataaagtgtactttaaaattacgggtcttacattgTAAATATGATGCAAGACATTGGACTTTTTTATCAAGTCTTCAACGGTCATAAAAAACTTGCCACATGGAAAGATCATCATAAGCCCTCTATAGAAGGCATCAAGCTATTCATCATCAGATACACAACACAAtagcataaaaagatcaagtatctcaaagctatcaagagcaatatccatcctctcttcatactttctataaATCTTACATTAGATCTTCCAAATATCCTTTTAGAaagtatttaagaaaatagaaacaatcttactcatatcactttgtaatttccaagtaagttacacttggaaatagttgaaactaGATTGTAAgtttggtgaagctaaagaatacacaaagtgcAATCATCCTCTGTGAGAAGTTGATtagtttgaacattagtgaaatctcacaagtgtgtgaggactggacgtagccttcattgggtgaactagtataaaagtTGCGTGTGTCATTCTTTACACTTACTCCTTATTTTGCTCAGCTcaaatttaaaggtttaaataaccATCCTCGAGTTAGCATCCTCTCTAAGAggatagttttttttaaacaagagaaaattatttttaaacggAAAAATTCCTATTCAACCCCcattctagtgatatttagctacatcaattggcatcGGAGCAAGGTTCTCTAGAAAAATACATCTAActgtgtaagagaaaaagatccaaaggAAAAATGTCGaaagctaagtatattcctgaaggaggatcatccagccgaccgCCCTATTTTGATGGAACAAATTACTACCactggaaaggtaagatgagacTATTTCTCATACCACAAGACAACAATATGTGGTCTGTTGTTGAAAATGGGAATCAcgtcatcagaaccaacaacaCACACGCAGCCTCCGGTGAGAAACCATAAGCACAGTGGACGGtagatgaaaatgcaaaggtatTCCTAAACtataaagctcatttatttctaacgtgtgctttgagcagggaaCGTATGATAAAGTTGAAGAGTGCAAAAACTCCAAGGAGCTCTGGGACACtctaaggatccatcatgaaggatcaagtcaCGTCAAAGAACCGATGATtgacatgggagtaagagatttcgaactattcgaaatgaaggaggaggaaaccattgatgaaatgttctcaagcttaacaatcatattaaacaacttgagatctcttAGAAAGGTATACTCagttcaagaaaggataagaaaaatcctaagaagtttaccaaaagaatggaggccaatggtgactgcaattaca from Cicer arietinum cultivar CDC Frontier isolate Library 1 chromosome 3, Cicar.CDCFrontier_v2.0, whole genome shotgun sequence encodes:
- the LOC140919726 gene encoding uncharacterized protein, translating into MSKAKYIPEGGSSSRPPYFDGTNYYHWKGKMRLFLIPQDNNMWSVVENGNHGTYDKVEECKNSKELWDTLRIHHEGSSHVKEPMIDMGESSKYPLSEEEDELALIPKEFRE